The Mycobacteriales bacterium region ACCGACTCGGAGAGTGCCGGGACGAACCGAAAGCCCGGGATGGGCACGGCCAGCGCGGCGAGCTCCTCGACGTGGAACAGGTCGGCCGCGCCACGTGCACCGTAGTAGTAGACAGCGGGTCGAGGAGTGCCCCGCTCCGACATCGCGCGTAGAAGCGAGAGGATCGGTGCCATTCCCGCGCCGCCGCCAACGAACACCACCGGCCGGTCGGAGCGCTCACGCAATGTGAACACGCCGTACGGACCACGGATCTGCAGCTCGTCGCCGACGCTGAGGCCACCGTCGGCCAAAAGGCCGGAAAAGTGGCCGCCCGGATACAGCTTGATCATGAACTCGAGCCGGCCACCGTCAGCTGGGGTGTTGGCCATCGAGAACGACCGGTGCTGGCCGGTCCCCGGAATCTCGATGTCGACGTATTGGCCGGGATGAAAGTCGAACGCGACGCCGTCGTCTACGCGAAGAATGAGTCGGCGGATGTCGGACGTAAGCGGCTCAATAGCCTCAATGTGGGTCTGGAGTGTCTGCAGCGAGATTCCGCTCTGAAGGATCTCCTCGTCGTAGTTGATCAGCTCGATCTCGAGATCGGTCACGGCGTGGGCTTTGCATAGCAGCGTCCACCCCTCTTCCTCCTCATAGTCCGGCAACGCGAAGGTGGAGTAACGATCAAGATCGACCTCGCCGTCGAGTAGGAACGACTTGCACGCGGAGCACTGACCCTCCTTGCACCCGTGCATGAGCATCAGGCCCTGACGGAAGGCGCCGTCGAGGATCGTCTCGGCCTCGTCGACCTCGAATTCGATGCCGACCGGCTCCAGCCGGACGACGTGTGTCTGTCCCATCTCTCTTTCCTTCCGTCACGGTCTGGCAGGGGCAGCCGGCCCGGGGACGGGGCCGGCTGCTCTCTGCGCGTCGTCGAGTGGTTAGATTGCGGCTTCGGGGGCGGGGCGACCGCCCGGGCCTCCGGCCTTGTAGCGAGCGATGTGCTGCTCGCGCTCTTCCGAAGACATCTCGTTCAGCAACACGTTCGGGCTGTTGACCGTGTATCCGCGGACGTCGGCGAGTGTCCACATCGCGTTGGGATCCAGGTCCAGATGCGGCTGCGGCACGAGCGTCTCACCGTCGTCGCGGACGTAGCCGAGATCCTTGACAATCTCAGCGAGGTCCTGGCCGTGGTACATCGTCTCCCACTCGCGCTGGCCGGTGAGCCGGCCCATCGACGGGGTCGGGCGGCCGTTGTACTCGGGCCGGAACGCGACCTTGTCGGTCCAGTGACACGTCTCCGAGCAGTAGGTGCGGACCTGCCCGTCGACCTCATCGACCACCATGTCCTCCCGGATCAGGCACGGGACCATGCAGCTCCAGCACCGGTGGGGATACTCGTACCCGGAGAGCCCGGGCTCGAACGTGATCGGGCCGTGGCCGTTGCGCTTGCTCAGGTCCGTGTAGCGCTCCCACCACTTGCCGTACTTGTCGTACCACCCCGGATACTTGTGCTCGAACCACTCAAAGTCCGTGTCGTCCATGCCGTCGATGCGCCAGAAGTTGACCGGCCAGCCGGTGGCGAAGAACTGGGCGACCTCATGGACGTAGCCCTTGTTCCAGATCCGATTCCAGGACTCCTCGACGAGATCATGCGGGATCGTCAGGCCGTACTTCTCCAGCGGCACCAGGTAGCTGCGGTAGTAGTCGTCATAGATCCAGCGGCGCCACATCTCGGCGTAGCTCTCGCGATCCTTGCGCCGATCCTTGGTGCCGTACTCGATGAACG contains the following coding sequences:
- a CDS encoding methane monooxygenase, whose translation is HNGLAIQMIDEVRHSTIQMNLKRLYMNHYIDPAGFDITEKAFQNCYAGTIGRQFGEGFITGDAITAANIYLTIVAETAFTNVLFVAMPGEAAANGDYLLPTVFHSVQSDESRHISNGYSIILMALADERNRELLERDLRYAWWNNHAVVDAAIGTFIEYGTKDRRKDRESYAEMWRRWIYDDYYRSYLVPLEKYGLTIPHDLVEESWNRIWNKGYVHEVAQFFATGWPVNFWRIDGMDDTDFEWFEHKYPGWYDKYGKWWERYTDLSKRNGHGPITFEPGLSGYEYPHRCWSCMVPCLIREDMVVDEVDGQVRTYCSETCHWTDKVAFRPEYNGRPTPSMGRLTGQREWETMYHGQDLAEIVKDLGYVRDDGETLVPQPHLDLDPNAMWTLADVRGYTVNSPNVLLNEMSSEEREQHIARYKAGGPGGRPAPEAAI
- a CDS encoding FAD-binding oxidoreductase; protein product: MGQTHVVRLEPVGIEFEVDEAETILDGAFRQGLMLMHGCKEGQCSACKSFLLDGEVDLDRYSTFALPDYEEEEGWTLLCKAHAVTDLEIELINYDEEILQSGISLQTLQTHIEAIEPLTSDIRRLILRVDDGVAFDFHPGQYVDIEIPGTGQHRSFSMANTPADGGRLEFMIKLYPGGHFSGLLADGGLSVGDELQIRGPYGVFTLRERSDRPVVFVGGGAGMAPILSLLRAMSERGTPRPAVYYYGARGAADLFHVEELAALAVPIPGFRFVPALSESVGNDGWTGETGLITDVVDRSEPDLAGVDAYVCGPPPMVDAAIELLVRRGVPEAQIYYDKFTTTADAEESQT